A segment of the Prochlorococcus sp. RS04 genome:
TGAAGATACTGAATTCACGGCCCCTTTAATAACCGCATTTTTCGGTAGATACGACAATGAATCACCTCCTTTACTAATGTTTTTCTAAAGATAACTAAAAGACTTAAACAAGGAAAGAAATTCGTTAAAAATTTAAAAGTTTTTTAACAAATTAACGATATAAATCTCTTAAAAATAAAAATATAGAATTTACCAAGGCAAAACTTCTCCGTTGGCATGCCAAAACGTACCCGAGTTATTTTTATTTAAAGAATCTATACGTTTTAAAAGGCCCTTTGCTGATTCTTCAGGACTAATGCCATTTCTTGTAAAGCCAGTCATTCTTGTACTCACTAACCCAGGATGCAAAATAGCTACATAAATATCTTCTCTTGATAAATCTATAGAAAGTGATTTTGCTGCCATGGACAAAGCTACTTTAGACATCCTGTAACCATAAGAGCTTCCAGATGTATTATCTTCAATAGATCCCATTCTACTTGTGATAAAAGCAACTTTAGAATATCTTTTTAAAAAATGTTTAAGTGATTGAGTCATACATATTGGGCTCAATGCATTGACTTCAAATTGCCGCAAAATACTTTTTTTATCTAAGTTTTCGAAAGAATTAAATTCATAAATTCCTGCATTATGTATTAAGCAATCTAAATTAACTCCAGATAGTTTTTCACACAAATTTGTTATCGACTCATCAGAAGAAATTTCTATATTCTCTTCAATTCTCACTCCTAAATCTCTAAGTTCTTTTGAAGCTTTCCTACAAGTTGCAATTACATTATCTCCCCTCTTATGAATTTGCCTACATAGTTCTAAACCAATACCCCTAT
Coding sequences within it:
- a CDS encoding SDR family oxidoreductase, with the translated sequence MSTFLITGSNRGIGLELCRQIHKRGDNVIATCRKASKELRDLGVRIEENIEISSDESITNLCEKLSGVNLDCLIHNAGIYEFNSFENLDKKSILRQFEVNALSPICMTQSLKHFLKRYSKVAFITSRMGSIEDNTSGSSYGYRMSKVALSMAAKSLSIDLSREDIYVAILHPGLVSTRMTGFTRNGISPEESAKGLLKRIDSLNKNNSGTFWHANGEVLPW